The DNA region AGTGAATGTGCACGGCCCGCCCACGGTACCAGCCGGGGTAGATGGTCGTGAATTTCGCGCGGCCCTGCGCGTCCGTGACCTGCGAACCGCGCAGGAAATCCCCGGTGTTGCCCTGCACGTCCGAGTACACGCCCTGCGCGTCGCAGTGCCACACGTCGATCAGCACCTGCCCGCGCGGCGTGCAGCCGCCCACCGCGACCCGGCTGACCTCGAAGTTCAGGGTCAGGGGCACCCCGGCGCTCAGCCTGCCGGTCGTGGTGTCGCGGCGGAGGTCGCTGCGGCGCGGTTCGCTCTCCACGAAGTACGGCCCCTCGGTCATGGCGGGCCGCACCACGCAGCCGGGCAGGCCACTGGCGGCGCTCGCCTGCCCCGCCCCGCCGCCCCGCTGGGCCAGCACCCCCCCGGCACCCAGGGCGGCCGCCCCGGCTCCCAGGCCCAGCAGGCGCAGGGCGCGGCGGCGACTCAGGAGCGTGCCGATCATCTCGTCGTCGTTGTCCCCCTCGGGGGTGTGGGCGGGGGCGCTCAGGTTCGGGCGGTGCGGGTCGTGCGGCATGGGGTGTCCTCCGGTTCCCGGGCCGGCGCCTGTCTGACGCGCCCGGTCAGGCATCCTCACCCGCCGCGGTTAAGGGACGGTTGACGTCGGCCCGTCCCGCCACCCCTGATACGGACTGCCGTTTGTTTCGCCGGCAATCCGGAACTTCACCGGATTGCCAGCTGCACGTCCGGAACCCGCGTTACTTGTCGGCGGGCGCGGCGGGTGCGACGGTCACGACAGCCGGGAACGACTCGGTGTTCAGGCGGGCGATCTGCGCGTCGAGGTACTTCTGCGCGGCGTCCTTGCTCAGCTGGTCGCGGATCAGCGGCGCGGCGTCCGCCAGGGGCAGCGTGCCCGCCTCGGTGCGCTTGGTGACGGTCAGGACGTGCCAGCCGAACTGCGACTGCACGGTCTGCACCTTCCCGACCGGTCCGCTGAAGCTGGCGCGGTCAAAGGTCTCGACCATCTCGCCCGGCCCGAAGCAGCCCAGGTCGCCGCCCTGCGCGGCGCTGCCCGGATCCTGGCTTTTCTGCCCGGCGAGTTTCGCGAAGTCCGCGCCGCCCGCGAGTTCCTTCGTGAGGGCCTGCGCCTCGGCCTGGGTGGGCACCAGGATGTGCTTCACGCACGCCTGGGCGTCCTGCATGAAGTCGGCGCGGTGCAGGTTGTAGTACCCGGCGACCAGGGCGTCCCCGAACGTGAAGCGCTTCTGGATGCCCTGCAGGTAGGCGCCCACCACGCTCTGCCGTTCCAGTTCGCGCCGCAGGTCGGCGGCGTCCGCGTATCCGGTGGCGTTCAGGGCGTTCCGGAATTCCCCGTCGGATTCGAAGTCGCTGCGGGCGTCCGCGAGCTGCTGGTCCAGGGCGGCGGCGTCCGCCTTGTTGCCCGCGCGGGCCAGCTGGTACACGGCCCGGTCCCGCAGGAACTGCTTGAGGAACCCGGGACGGGCGGCCACGAACTCGCTGAGGTAGGACTCCTCGAACGGCACGCCCTGGGCGTTCACGACCCGCGCGGCCGCCAGGCGGAAGGCGCGGTCGAACTCGCCGAGCGTCAGGGTTTCCCGGCCGACCCGGCCGACGGGCGTGCTGGGATCCTGCGCGGCCGCGGGAACAGTGGGCGCCGGGGCAGTGGGCGTCGGGGCAGTGGGCGCCGGGGTGGCAGGCGCGGTCTGGGCACCGGCCATCTGGAAGGCGACGCCGCTCAGCAGCGCTGCGGTCAGGAGCAGTTGTTTCACGTCCTGCACTCTAGCGTCCCGCGCGGCGCTGTCCATGACAGTCTCCTGTGACCGGCGCGGGGCGGGGCCTGCTACAATCCCCCCCGTGCGCCTGAGCCTAGTAGAAACCACCGATCCGCGCGTGTACGACGACGCCGTGCGGAACCTGCCCATCACCAGCGCCCTGCAGGGCTGGGGGTACGGCGAGGCGCGGCGAACGCTGGGGCAGACCCCGGCCCGCTACCTGATCACGCAGGACGGCCGCACCGTCGGCGCCGTGCAGCTGCTGCGCAAACGCCTCGTGCCGGGCTTCAGTACCCTGTACGCCCCGCGCGGCCCGGCCCTGGAAACCCTGGACCTGCTGCCCGCCTTCGCGGAGGCCGTCCGGCGCGTCGCGCGGCCCACCGACGCCCTGCTGAAGGTCGAGCCGCCCGTGCCGTTCCTGGCGGACGACAGCGTGACCCTCCCCGAGGCGTACGGCCCGCTGCGCCGCGCCGAGACCGAGCAGCCGGAACACACCATCGTCGCGGACCTCACCCGCAGCGAGCAGGACATGATGGCGGGCCTGTCCAGCATGGCCCGGCGGAACGTCCGCACCGCCGAGAAACTCGGCGTGGTCGCCGGCCGCGACGACGACTTCGACGCGTTCTGGGACATCTTCACCGCCACGAACGAACGCGCCAGGCTGGGGGCCTTCCCCCGCGCGTACTACGAGACCATGCTCCGCGAGGGCAACGCCCACGGCGGCGAGGCGTACATCGTCCTGTCGCGCTACCAGGGCCGGGCGCTGGCCGGCGGGTTCTTCCTGGCAATGGGCAAGGGCACGTACTACCTGTTCGGCGGCAGTGTCCGCGACGACCGCGTCGACGGCCAGGGCAGCCCCCTCAAGGACGCCAAGGCCCCGGACGCCTTCTACTGGAACGCCATGCTGGACGCCAAGCGCCGCGGCTACGAACTGTTCGACTTCTGGGGCATCCCGCGTGTACTCGACGAGAGCAAGCACTCGTACGGGGTGTTCAAGATGAAACTCAAGTTCAGTGAGCAGCGCGTGTGGTACCCCGCCTACGACCTGAACCTGAACCCGGCGGCGCCTGCCATCGTCCGGGCGCTCCGCTGGCGCAAGACGCAGAACAACCTGCGCAAGCGCGGCAGCGCCGACGACGTGCTGTGACGGCTGGGCCGGAATCGGGATCATACGGACTCCGATTGAATGGGCTGCTAAGCCCGTTCAATCCGAGCGGATGCGACTCGTAGAGCTGCGCCGCACAGCAGGAGAAAAACGCCCCTCCGGACGTGGAGTCGGCAATCCGGCGAAGTTCCGGATTGTCGGCGAAACAAACGGCAGTCCGTATCAGTTCAGGATTCTGGCCTCGCCCGGCACGAGGCCCAGCAGCCGCTCCAGCCGCTCGAGCAGCGTGACGGCCCGCAGGGCGTCCTCACGCTGCTCCGGACTGGCAGGCAGCAGTGTCGCCGCGAAACTCGCCATCAGCAGCGGGTCGCTGGGGGCCGCCTCCCGCAGCTCGTCGGCGTTGCCGGGCCGCAGGCGCAGCAGCGCCGTGAGCAGCTGCGCCGCCGCGCCGCGCGCCGCCTCGGCGGCCAGCCCGGCGTCCAGCGGGTCCGGTTCCAGCGGCCAGACGGTCACGTCCGCCGACAGGTAGGGCCGTTCCAGGTAAAAGGCGTCCACCTGGAAGCGGTCCCCGCCCACCACCAGGACGGTGCTGGTGCCGTCCTCGTGCGGACTGGCCTGCCGCAGGTGCGCCAGGGTGCCCACCCGCGACACCCGCTCGTGAAAGGGACGGTCTGACGTTTCGGAGGACTCCACGATGCGCACGATCCCGAAGGGTTGCCCGCTGGCCTGCACGTCGGCCAGCAGTTCACGGTAACGGGGTTCGAAAACGTACAGGGGAAGGACCACGCCCGGGAACAGCACCAGTTGAGGCAGGGGAAACAGTGGAACGCGCATACCCGGCCATGGTGCGCCCATCCGCGCCCGGCAACTTGAGCGAACCCCACAGTAGACGCGGGGCAGCGGGGGAGGCGGCGCGGCGGCAGAGGGGGGCCCAGGTCGCGCCCTACCGCTGCGGCGGTCAGGAACCGGGCGAGGGGTCCGGGTCGGCCGGGCGGGGCCGTTTGCGGCGTTTCGGGCGGGGTGGTGGGGGCGCACCCCAGGCCTGCAACTGCTCCGGCGTGGCGCCCAGCGCTCCCAGGGTGACAGTGTCGGCAGGGGTCAGCGGGGCGCTGACCAGCAGGTCCGGGCGGCGGGCCAGCGTCCGCGCCAGCGCCTGCCCGCGCCGCCACGCGGCCACCGCGCCGTGATTCCCGCCGCGCAGCACCTCCGGAACGCCCTGACCATGCCACTCGGGGGGGCGGGTGTACTCGGGGTAGTCCAGCAGCCCCGAACTGAAACTGTCCGCCTGATGCGACTCGGGGTCACCGATCACACCCGGAACCAGCCGCGCCACCGCCTCGAGCACGCACGCGGCGGCCGCCTCGCCGCCCATCATCACGAAGTCCCCGATGCTCAGCTCGCGGGTCACGAGGCCCTCGGTGCGGGCGTCGAAGCCCTCGTAGCGCCCACACAGGAACACCAGGTGGCGGCGTTCGGCGAGTTCCTCCGCGACCGCCTGCGTGAACGGCTGCCCGGCCGGACTGAACAGGATCACCTCGTCGGCCGGGGGCAGGCTCGCCAGGGCGCGCTCGGCGACGTCCACGCGGATCACCATGCCCGCCCCGCCCCCGTAGGGCGTGTCGTCCACCTTGTGATGCCGGTTCCCGGCGAAGTCGCGCATGTTCACGAGCTGCACGTCCAGCAGGCCGCGCTCGCGGGCCTTCCCGACAATCGCCTCGGCCGCGAACGGCGCGAGCAGTTCCGGGAACAGCGTCAGGAACGAGAAGGTCAACTGCGGAGACAGACCGGTCATTCGGCCCGGCCCGCCTCTTCGGCCCCGTCCGGGTCAAGCAGGCCCGCCGGGGCGTCCCCGGTGAGGGTCAGTGATGCGGGCCGGCGCCGGGGCCCGAGGTTCACGGTCACGTACGGCGCCTGCAGCGGCACGAACGCCTCGCCCGCCGCGTGGCGCACCACCAGCAGATCCTGATGCCCGGCGTCCAGCACGTCCACGACCTCGCCCAGCACCTCGCCGGCCGGGCCGTTCAGGGTCAGGCCGCGCAGTTCGTGGTAGTAGTACACGCCGTCTTCGGGTTCCGGCAGGTCGGCGTCGGCGGCGTACACGTTCAGGCCGCGCAGGTCCTCGGCCCCCTCGCGCGTCACGACGCCCGCCAGGTGCAGCGCCACGCCCGGCGCGAGCATCTCGGCGCGGCGGACCTTCAGCCAGCCGCGTTTCTCGACGTACACGCGGCCCAGCGCGGCCAGTTGCGTCGGGTCACCCAGCACGAACACCTTCACGCCGCCCTTCACGCCGTGCGGTCCCAGGAAGTACCCCAGGCGCGTCCGGTCCTGCCCGCCCCCGGCAGTGGAAGCTGCGCCGGTCACGCTTTGCGGGGGGCGTCCAGGTCGACGTTCAGGCGGTCACGGGGGTCGCTCGCGGCGCGGACCAGGGTGCGGATCGCCTGGATCACGCGGCCCTGCCGGCCGATCAGGCGGCCTTCCTCGCCCGCTCCGACCCGCACGACCACGGTCGGTCCCCGGCGGGACACGCGCACCAGCGACGGCTGATCCACCACGCTCTGGGCCAGGAACAGGGTCAGGTCTACAGGATCGGTCTTCATGCCGGGCATTCTAGAGCATCCGGAACGCCGGGCGCCCGTGCGCTGCGTCCAGACCGCACAATCCTGCCCTGCTGGCCGCTCGGGCGACATGAAAAAAGGCCCCACGTGGGGGCCTGTCAGGGGGTGTGGACGCTCAGGCGACCTTGACGCCCTGGCTCTTGAGCAGGCGGCGGGCCGTCTGCGTGGGCTGGGCGCCCTGGGCGATCCAGTAGGCGGCGCGCTCGGCGTTGACCTTCAGGTACGTCTCGGTGGTCTTGCGGGGATCGTAGTGGCCGAGGCTCTCGATGTAGCCACCGTCACGGGGACGGCGGGCATCGGTCACGACGATACGGTAGTGGGGGTTGTGGGTAGCACCGAAACGGGACAGGCGAATCTTGACCATGATGGAAACCTCGGGTTGATCGGGTGATTGAGGGTACAGCTCCCGCTAGGATCACGGGGTTCATGCGCCCGTCAGCAGCCAACCGGGGTGCGCACCGAACAAGAGTATCAGCCGCGCCGCCACTCGGCAAGAGGGCGCACGCCGCCTAGAAGCCCGGCGGGACCGGCACGCCGCCCCGCCGCAACTGGAAGGCCATGCTGTCCGGCCCGATGATCGAACTGCCCCCCACCGTCCCGACCGGCGTGCCGCGCCCCACGCGGTTGCCCACGCTAACCAGCGGGTCCCGCAGCCCGAAGTACGCCGTGACGCTCGACCCGTGATCCACCAGCACCACCCACCCCAGCGACGCGTAGTACGTGACCGCCAGCACGTTGCCCTCCTGCGCCGCGACCGCCTGCGCCCCACCGCTGAGAACCACCCACGGCGACCCGCCCGTCCCGTACGGGGACTGCACCCGCCCGCCCGGCAGCGGGAACCCCAGCGGGCCACTCAGGTTCGGCAGGGGCAGCAGCTGCTGCTCGACCTGCACCTGCGCCTGCTGCACCTGCTCGCTGCGCTGCTGCAGCGCCTGCTGCTCGCGCTGCACCTGCGCCTCCCGCTGCGCCTGGGCGGCCTGCTGCGCGGCGCGCAGCCGGGCAGCCTGCGCGTCGGCCCGCTGCTGCGCCACCCGCGCCTGCTCGGCCCGCAGCCGCGCCAGCCGCAGCGCCTCCTGGCGGGCGCGTTCCTGCGCCTCACGGATCCGCCGGGCCTCCGCCTCACGCCGCCGACGTTCCTCCTCCAGGCGGCGCTGCCGCTCGGCCTCCAGCCGCGACCGCTCGGCCACGACCTGCCCGACCAGCTGATCGATGGTCTGCGCGGCGAGCGCCTGCTCAGCCTGCCGCTGCGTCGCCAGGATCCGCTTGCCGGCCTCGCTGGACCGCAACTGCGCCAGGAGGCGGCCCTGCTCGGCCCGCTGCGCGGTCAGGGTCTGCAGCGCCGCCGTGCGCCGCGCCTGCAGGGTCCTCAGGTCGCGGGCCTGCCGGGTCTGCTGCGCGCGCTGCTCCGCCAGGACCTTCACCTCGCCGGACAGGGACGCGATCACGCGCGTGTTGTACTCGCCCGCCATGTTCGCGTAGCGCAGGCGGATCAGCAGGTCCGAGAGGCTGCGCGACTGCGAGAGCAGCTGCAGGTAGCGGCCGCTGCGGTCCCGGTACTGCAGCAGCAGCACCTCGCGCACGTCGCCCTGCAGGCGTTCCACGCGGGCCTGCGTGACCTTCAGCTGCGCGGTCGTGTCGGCCAGCGCCCGCTCGGCCAGCGCCACCCGCGCCGTGACGACCGAGACCTCGTTCTCCAGCCGCGAGGCGCTGGCCGCCAGCGCGTCCAGCCGCGAGAGCGTGACCTTCTGCTGCGCACTGAGACTCTGGATGCTGCGCCTGAGCGTCTCCAGTTCCCGCGCCTTGTCCGCACTCAGCTGCCGCTGCTGCTGCAACTCCCGCTGCAGCTGCTCGAGCCGCTGACTGGTACTGAGATCCGGGGCGTCACCGGTCCGGGCGCTGCCCTGCGCCTGCGCGGCCCACCCGGTCCCACCCGGCAGCGCGGTCAGCAGCGCGGCGCTCAGCAGCGCCGCCCGACCCCGCGACCCGCCCGCCCTCATTCCAGCTCCAGCAGGTACCGGCGCGTGGCGAACAGACTGCCCAGCAGTCCGATCAGCACGCCCAGCAGCGCCACCCCACCCAGCAGCGGCACCAGCGTCCCGGCGTCCTGCACGACCGGAAACACCGGCGCGAGCTGCTGCACGCGCCGCGCCAGCCCCAGGTACGACGGCACCAGGATCGCCAGCGACACCCCGGCCGCCAGCAGACCCACCAGCAGCCCCTCGATCACGTGCGGCATGCGGATGAAGCCGCGCGTCGCCCCCAGCAGACGCATCACGCTGATCTCGTCCCGGCGGGCGTACATCGCCACACGCACCGCGTTCAGGATGTTGAACAGCGTTCCCAGCAGCAGCAGACCCACCAGCGCGTACCCCGCGCCGCGCACGGCCGTCAGGGTCTTCACGGTCGGGTCCACGTACCCCGCGCCGTACTCGACGTCATCCACGCCCGGCAGGGCCGAGACGGCCGCCGCGACCGTGCGCGAGTCCTGCACGCGGCTGACCCGCAGGCGCAGCGTGTCCGGGAAGGGATTGCCGACCAGCGCCGCCGCGTCCCGCGTGTACGGGGAGTCCTGCGTCATCTCGGCCAGCACCTGCTCACTGGTCACCAGCGACGCCTCGCGCACCTGCGGCAGGGCCCGCACCTGGGTCAGCAGCGCCTCGCCCGGCGCGCCGGGCTGCAGGAACGCCGCCACCTCCACCTGCGATTCCAGCTGCGAGAGCGTGCGGTTGACATTCAGGGTCAGCAGCAGCACGAAGCCCAGCATCAGCAGGGTCAGGGTCATGGTCATCAGGGTCGCCAGGGTCGCCGTGACGTTCCCGCGCATCGCCAGCAGCGCCTGCCGGAAGTGGTAGTTCACAGCGCGTACCCGCCGTAGGGGTCATCCCGCACCAGCTTGCCCTTGCGCAGCGTCAGCGTGCGGTGCCGGAAGGTCTCGACCAGGTCGCGGGCGTGCGTGGCGACCACCACGGTCGTGCCGCGCAGGTTCACGTTCTGCAGCACCTTCAGCACCTCGCGGCTGTTGTCCGGGTCGAGGTTCCCGGTCGGTTCGTCCGCCAGCAGCAGCGGCGGGTCGCTCACGATGGCCCGCGCGATCGCCACGCGCTGCTGCTCACCCTGCGACAGCTGCAGCGGCAGCGCGTACTTCTTGTGTTCCAGGCCCACGGTCCGCAGGGCCGTCGTCACGCGCGGCGCCCACTCCCGCTGCGGCACGCCGGTCACGCGCAGCGCGAACGCCACGTTGTCGAAGGCGTTCAGGTGAGGGAGCAGCAGGTTGTCCTGAAACACCGTGCCCATGCGGCGGCGCAGCAGCGCCGTGCGGCGCCCCCGGTAGCG from Deinococcus depolymerans includes:
- a CDS encoding intradiol ring-cleavage dioxygenase, with the protein product MPHDPHRPNLSAPAHTPEGDNDDEMIGTLLSRRRALRLLGLGAGAAALGAGGVLAQRGGGAGQASAASGLPGCVVRPAMTEGPYFVESEPRRSDLRRDTTTGRLSAGVPLTLNFEVSRVAVGGCTPRGQVLIDVWHCDAQGVYSDVQGNTGDFLRGSQVTDAQGRAKFTTIYPGWYRGRAVHIHFKLRPLDASGKATGEFTSQLFFPESVNSAVFARAPYNAHGTRADTPNAQDGIYRNGGSQLLLNVRGDPVKGYAATFDVGLNIG
- a CDS encoding peptidylprolyl isomerase, whose product is MKQLLLTAALLSGVAFQMAGAQTAPATPAPTAPTPTAPAPTVPAAAQDPSTPVGRVGRETLTLGEFDRAFRLAAARVVNAQGVPFEESYLSEFVAARPGFLKQFLRDRAVYQLARAGNKADAAALDQQLADARSDFESDGEFRNALNATGYADAADLRRELERQSVVGAYLQGIQKRFTFGDALVAGYYNLHRADFMQDAQACVKHILVPTQAEAQALTKELAGGADFAKLAGQKSQDPGSAAQGGDLGCFGPGEMVETFDRASFSGPVGKVQTVQSQFGWHVLTVTKRTEAGTLPLADAAPLIRDQLSKDAAQKYLDAQIARLNTESFPAVVTVAPAAPADK
- a CDS encoding lipid II:glycine glycyltransferase FemX yields the protein MRLSLVETTDPRVYDDAVRNLPITSALQGWGYGEARRTLGQTPARYLITQDGRTVGAVQLLRKRLVPGFSTLYAPRGPALETLDLLPAFAEAVRRVARPTDALLKVEPPVPFLADDSVTLPEAYGPLRRAETEQPEHTIVADLTRSEQDMMAGLSSMARRNVRTAEKLGVVAGRDDDFDAFWDIFTATNERARLGAFPRAYYETMLREGNAHGGEAYIVLSRYQGRALAGGFFLAMGKGTYYLFGGSVRDDRVDGQGSPLKDAKAPDAFYWNAMLDAKRRGYELFDFWGIPRVLDESKHSYGVFKMKLKFSEQRVWYPAYDLNLNPAAPAIVRALRWRKTQNNLRKRGSADDVL
- a CDS encoding LON peptidase substrate-binding domain-containing protein → MRVPLFPLPQLVLFPGVVLPLYVFEPRYRELLADVQASGQPFGIVRIVESSETSDRPFHERVSRVGTLAHLRQASPHEDGTSTVLVVGGDRFQVDAFYLERPYLSADVTVWPLEPDPLDAGLAAEAARGAAAQLLTALLRLRPGNADELREAAPSDPLLMASFAATLLPASPEQREDALRAVTLLERLERLLGLVPGEARILN
- the trmD gene encoding tRNA (guanosine(37)-N1)-methyltransferase TrmD, with the translated sequence MTGLSPQLTFSFLTLFPELLAPFAAEAIVGKARERGLLDVQLVNMRDFAGNRHHKVDDTPYGGGAGMVIRVDVAERALASLPPADEVILFSPAGQPFTQAVAEELAERRHLVFLCGRYEGFDARTEGLVTRELSIGDFVMMGGEAAAACVLEAVARLVPGVIGDPESHQADSFSSGLLDYPEYTRPPEWHGQGVPEVLRGGNHGAVAAWRRGQALARTLARRPDLLVSAPLTPADTVTLGALGATPEQLQAWGAPPPPRPKRRKRPRPADPDPSPGS
- the rimM gene encoding ribosome maturation factor RimM (Essential for efficient processing of 16S rRNA), producing MTGAASTAGGGQDRTRLGYFLGPHGVKGGVKVFVLGDPTQLAALGRVYVEKRGWLKVRRAEMLAPGVALHLAGVVTREGAEDLRGLNVYAADADLPEPEDGVYYYHELRGLTLNGPAGEVLGEVVDVLDAGHQDLLVVRHAAGEAFVPLQAPYVTVNLGPRRRPASLTLTGDAPAGLLDPDGAEEAGRAE
- a CDS encoding KH domain-containing protein, whose amino-acid sequence is MKTDPVDLTLFLAQSVVDQPSLVRVSRRGPTVVVRVGAGEEGRLIGRQGRVIQAIRTLVRAASDPRDRLNVDLDAPRKA
- the rpsP gene encoding 30S ribosomal protein S16 — protein: MVKIRLSRFGATHNPHYRIVVTDARRPRDGGYIESLGHYDPRKTTETYLKVNAERAAYWIAQGAQPTQTARRLLKSQGVKVA
- a CDS encoding murein hydrolase activator EnvC family protein, whose protein sequence is MRAGGSRGRAALLSAALLTALPGGTGWAAQAQGSARTGDAPDLSTSQRLEQLQRELQQQRQLSADKARELETLRRSIQSLSAQQKVTLSRLDALAASASRLENEVSVVTARVALAERALADTTAQLKVTQARVERLQGDVREVLLLQYRDRSGRYLQLLSQSRSLSDLLIRLRYANMAGEYNTRVIASLSGEVKVLAEQRAQQTRQARDLRTLQARRTAALQTLTAQRAEQGRLLAQLRSSEAGKRILATQRQAEQALAAQTIDQLVGQVVAERSRLEAERQRRLEEERRRREAEARRIREAQERARQEALRLARLRAEQARVAQQRADAQAARLRAAQQAAQAQREAQVQREQQALQQRSEQVQQAQVQVEQQLLPLPNLSGPLGFPLPGGRVQSPYGTGGSPWVVLSGGAQAVAAQEGNVLAVTYYASLGWVVLVDHGSSVTAYFGLRDPLVSVGNRVGRGTPVGTVGGSSIIGPDSMAFQLRRGGVPVPPGF
- a CDS encoding ABC transporter permease — translated: MNYHFRQALLAMRGNVTATLATLMTMTLTLLMLGFVLLLTLNVNRTLSQLESQVEVAAFLQPGAPGEALLTQVRALPQVREASLVTSEQVLAEMTQDSPYTRDAAALVGNPFPDTLRLRVSRVQDSRTVAAAVSALPGVDDVEYGAGYVDPTVKTLTAVRGAGYALVGLLLLGTLFNILNAVRVAMYARRDEISVMRLLGATRGFIRMPHVIEGLLVGLLAAGVSLAILVPSYLGLARRVQQLAPVFPVVQDAGTLVPLLGGVALLGVLIGLLGSLFATRRYLLELE
- the ftsE gene encoding cell division ATP-binding protein FtsE, which translates into the protein MIDFKNVSLEYPVTRTLALDDVSLQIGKGEFVYLVGHSGAGKSSFMSLVLKRALPSRGEVRVAGEPLARYRGRRTALLRRRMGTVFQDNLLLPHLNAFDNVAFALRVTGVPQREWAPRVTTALRTVGLEHKKYALPLQLSQGEQQRVAIARAIVSDPPLLLADEPTGNLDPDNSREVLKVLQNVNLRGTTVVVATHARDLVETFRHRTLTLRKGKLVRDDPYGGYAL